The following are from one region of the Littorina saxatilis isolate snail1 linkage group LG2, US_GU_Lsax_2.0, whole genome shotgun sequence genome:
- the LOC138958361 gene encoding uncharacterized protein: MLPRLSTSDDTHRFSTTSLRSASPTSILQSTFLAGGEDCPSSNHHFSSSLSSVDHENDPQSTSLNSREDCVLDTSEDLSSSNIDRDALHHAPSKGRFMSIDQLVDAVKTMSDHCVKQIPPGNKDNKFCLIDNSVNLEQWNARHRAAYVDDCGAYDSSVGTTVNRYFVLESNKAKSVYKKNGEYATESRKIVNKKTTQEWIPLNPQPNPEDVITGHFVYSKLRSDPSFKKRVTTFSGHSSTFCKPVAVVEYCGIHPGHNQPHGNRKHHGNPYCRTQHTVLSEAAKRAKNQPPRHVYMDMNKENSFDAPSNAKQIRNKKHNEKAANRENRPNGQNVADEVLETIAMLNTQNSVQQIIHCKGKIPSLIVYNKQQMEDLKANCVGENGSVIGFDRTFNVGPCFITPTTYKNKAVWHSESNVHPLMLGPTFLHWDGEFETYHTFISHLKRELQSEDIVVGSDAEKALTKALQLEFPSATHLLCTIHMKDNITRYLSEKVGCSMRDRTEIISFIFGEAGIAWADDSATSEFREDRLDDYFIKYPTFQRYYQKHIADKLKRHVQLPLQKGVIDTLWTNNNAESINHRIKQEIDWKPQKLLALIQCLDDISDAHFMDLRKSLYGRGNFVLCEEFRKHSVTPGEWAQKSANWKNKKMTNFLKMKKTAQAGNTLQSTDGRFAMPKSSGIAKKPGQRRRARAEKVKRQ; this comes from the coding sequence ATGCTACCAAGGTTGTCGACTTCTGATGATACTCATAGATTTTCCACCACATCCCTTCGATCCGCCTCTCCCACCTCCATTCTTCAGTCCACCTTCCTTGCTGGTGGAGAGGATTGCCCCTCCAGTAATCATCACTTCTCTTCGAGTCTGTCTTCCGTCGACCACGAAAACGATCCTCAGTCGACGTCTCTTAATAGCAGAGAGGATTGTGTCCTTGACACATCTGAGGACCTGTCATCGTCTAACATCGACCGTGATGCTCTACACCATGCACCTTCCAAAGGCCGTTTCATGAGCATAGACCAACTTGTTGATGCTGTGAAAACAATGTCGGATCATTGCGTGAAACAAATTCCCCCAGGAAACAAGGACAACAAGTTTTGTCTCATTGATAACAGCGTCAACCTGGAACAGTGGAATGCCAGACATAGAGCGGCTTATGTAGATGACTGTGGAGCTTACGATTCGTCTGTGGGTACGACAGTCAACAGGTATTTTGTTTTGGAAAGCAACAAAGCAAAGTCCGTATACAAGAAAAATGGGGAATATGCGACAGAGAGCAGAAAGATCGTGAATAAGAAAACGACCCAAGAGTGGATTCCATTGAACCCACAACCGAATCCTGAAGATGTCATTACAGGACATTTTGTGTACTCCAAGTTGAGATCTGACCCTTCCTTCAAGAAGCGGGTCACAACCTTTTCGGGACACAGTTCCACCTTCTGCAAACCAGTGGCGGTGGTTGAGTACTGTGGCATTCATCCTGGTCACAACCAGCCGCATGGTAATAGGAAGCACCACGGAAATCCCTATTGCCGAACTCAACACACAGTCCTTAGCGAAGCTGCCAAACGAGCCAAAAATCAACCTCCTAGGCATGTTTACATGGACATGAACAAGGAAAATTCATTTGATGCTCCTTCGAATGCCAAGCAGataagaaacaaaaaacacaacgagAAAGCGGCGAACAGAGAAAACAGACCAAATGGACAAAATGTTGCAGACGAGGTGTTAGAAACGATCGCGATGTTGAACACGCAAAATTCTGTGCAGCAGATCATTCATTGCAAGGGTAAAATACCGTCTTTAATTGTTTACAACAAGCAACAGATGGAAGACTTGAAAGCAAACTGTGTGGGTGAAAATGGAAGTGTGATTGGCTTCGACAGAACATTTAATGTTGGGCCCTGTTTCATCACCCCGACTACATACAAGAACAAAGCGGTATGGCACAGTGAAAGCAATGTGCATCCACTGATGCTTGGACCAACATTCCTGCACTGGGACGGCGAATTTGAAACGTACCACACTTTCATCAGCCACTTGAAAAGAGAACTGCAGTCAGAAGACATTGTGGTTGGAAGTGATGCCGAGAAAGCGCTGACAAAAGCCCTTCAGTTGGAGTTCCCATCTGCAACTCATCTCCTTTGCACAATCCACATGAAGGACAACATCACCCGATACTTGTCAGAAAAGGTCGGTTGCAGTATGAGAGATAGAACTGAAatcatttctttcatttttggAGAGGCTGGCATAGCTTGGGCTGATGACTCTGCCACTTCTGAGTTCCGTGAAGATCGGCTGGACGACTACTTCATTAAGTACCCTACATTTCAGCGGTACTACCAAAAACACATCGCCGATAAACTGAAAAGACACGTCCAGCTGCCCCTTCAGAAAGGTGTCATTGACACACTTTGGACCAACAACAACGCCGAGTCGATCAATCACAGAATCAAGCAGGAGATTGATTGGAAGCCGCAGAAACTGCTTGCCCTCATCCAATGTCTTGACGACATCTCAGATGCCCATTTCATGGACCTACGGAAATCCCTGTATGGACGTGGCAACTTTGTCCTCTGTGAAGAATTCCGGAAGCACTCCGTAACACCTGGAGAGTGGGCACAGAAGAGTGCCAATTGGAAGAACAAAAAAATGACCAACttcttaaaaatgaagaaaacagcACAGGCGGGAAACACACTTCAATCGACTGATGGGCGATTTGCCATGCCCAAATCATCAGGCATCGCCAAAAAACCTGGTCAGAGACGCAGAGCCAGGGCAGAAAAAGTCAAGCGCCAGTGA
- the LOC138958360 gene encoding glyoxal reductase-like has product MKRVSRMVTIAKSLTSTIKLNNGNDMPMFGLGMWQANSGSNGPAEKAVVYALQNGYKMIDTATLYGNQSDVGEGLRKSGVKREDVFLVTKLWTNGYESCRDEFMSSLKQLDSGYIDLYLIHSPSGGQVLESYKAMMEFQQQGLVRSIGVSNFGVQHLEGMKKAGVPTPTVNQIELHPWMKRTELVSYCRDNGIAVMGYSPLVKAERLKDPTIVSVAKKVGKTVGQVLIRYSVQMGYITIPKSEKPARIIENSQVFDWSIPEEEMATLNSLPETSCTWNPALSAWEG; this is encoded by the exons ATGAAACGAGTGAGCAGGATGGTAACTATTGCGAAAAGCCTGACCAGCACGATCAAGCTGAATAATGGGAATGACATGCCCATGTTTGGTCTGGGAATGTGGCAAGCCAACTCCGGAAGCAACGGACCTGCAGAAAAAGCTGTTGTCTACGCCCTGCAGAATGGCTACAAGATGATCGATACTGCTACGCTTTACGG GAACCAGTCGGATGTTGGGGAAGGACTGAGGAAGTCTGGTGTGAAGCGAGAAGATGTTTTCCTGGTCACCAAGCTGTGGACCAACGGATATGAGTCTTGTAGAGATGAGTTCATGTCCAGCCTCAAACA GCTTGACAGTGGCTACATAGACCTGTACCTGATTCACTCCCCGTCAGGAGGGCAGGTCCTGGAATCTTACAAGGCCATGATGGAATTTCAGCAACAAGGTCTCGTCAG ATCCATAGGTGTGTCCAACTTTGGTGTGCAGCATTTGGAAGGGATGAAAAAGGCAGGTGTCCCCACCCCTACTGTCAATCAAATCGAGCTTCACCCTTGGATGAAGAGGACTGAACTGGTGTCCTACTGCCGAGACAATGGCATTGCTGTCATGGGTTACTCCCCTTTAGTCAAGGCTGAGAGATTGAAGGACCCAACCATTGTCAGTGTGGCAAAGAA AGTGGGTAAGACAGTGGGTCAAGTTCTGATCCGCTACAGTGTTCAGATGGGGTACATTACCATTCCCAAGAGTGAGAAACCGGCACGCATCATTGAAAACTCTCAGGTCTTTGACTGGTCCATCCCTGAAGAAGAAATGGCCACACTG aacTCTTTACCAGAAACTTCCTGCACCTGGAATCCAGCCTTGAGTGCATGGGAGGGATAG
- the LOC138955869 gene encoding proteasome activator complex subunit 3-like — translation MSHRKLADEMIKDIQRFVEEADALYRVTIPGKVVELRKLLQHLEQTGAFQTRVTIHQHPQLPRATTHQQPQLPGGHHGLENISAENAGAEDALKTCDPNLHKVMATLKPYYTEGLLHASKIHTWLALLVPRSTDEFSVLTEARDAIHKAAEPLHVECRDGLQGIVDFYRVRAKHMSKACKYPLVEDYRVTVREHDETKLAMLHLSLQTLGERYIVLYDALFKNNDIVNAPLIYKTDAMY, via the coding sequence ATGAGCCACCGGAAGCTGGCCGATGAAATGATAAAGGACATCCAGCGTTTCGTCGAGGAAGCGGATGCACTGTACAGGGTCACCATCCCGGGAAAAGTCGTGGAACTGAGAAAGCTGTTGCAGCATTTAGAGCAGACAGGGGCTTTCCAGACAAGAGTCACCATCCATCAGCATCCGCAACTTCCAAGAGCCACGACCCATCAGCAACCGCAACTTCCAGGCGGACATCATGGTCTCGAAAACATCTCCGCAGAGAACGCAGGTGCCGAAGACGCGCTCAAAACGTGTGACCCGAACCTTCACAAAGTGATGGCGACGCTCAAGCCTTACTACACCGAGGGACTCCTGCACGCCTCCAAGATCCACACGTGGCTTGCGCTGCTCGTGCCCAGGTCGACGGACGAGTTCTCCGTGCTGACAGAGGCCCGTGATGCCATCCACAAGGCAGCGGAGCCTCTGCATGTCGAGTGCAGAGACGGACTGCAAGGGATCGTGGACTTCTATCGCGTGCGAGCCAAGCACATGTCCAAGGCGTGCAAGTACCCGCTGGTCGAGGACTACCGGGTGACTGTGAGGGAACACGACGAGACCAAGCTGGCCATGCTCCACCTGTCCCTGCAGACCTTGGGGGAGAGGTACATTGTGCTCTACGACGCTCTCTTCAAGAACAACGACATCGTCAACGCCCCGCTCATTTACAAAACGGACGCCATGTACTGA